The Flavobacterium sp. 123 genome contains a region encoding:
- a CDS encoding thiamine diphosphokinase, producing MSSHHIVRDDQEPALIIANGACCQPELLGQLLEWSPLVVVLDSAIERVMELDIKVDVLLGDFDRGFDPEIYKTSQYPIEIIHTPDQNKTDLEKAFDYLIERNIPAVNVVWATGKRADHTITNITNITRYRNQLKIVILDDHSKIFLLPKKFEKWYPANTPISLIPIGHVTGIHSDNLFYPLKDDSLTIGYRTGSSNHVTQDGIVTIEHNEGDLLLMECMD from the coding sequence ATGTCTTCACATCATATTGTTCGCGACGATCAAGAACCAGCCTTAATAATTGCAAACGGCGCCTGTTGTCAGCCTGAATTGCTAGGACAATTACTAGAATGGTCTCCTTTAGTAGTCGTTTTAGATTCTGCTATAGAGAGAGTCATGGAATTAGACATTAAAGTTGATGTATTATTGGGAGATTTCGACCGAGGATTTGACCCTGAAATCTACAAAACTTCACAATACCCTATCGAAATAATTCATACCCCAGATCAAAATAAAACTGATTTAGAAAAAGCATTTGATTATTTAATTGAACGAAACATACCTGCCGTAAATGTGGTTTGGGCAACAGGAAAAAGAGCAGATCATACAATTACAAACATCACTAATATTACCCGATACAGAAATCAATTGAAAATTGTCATTCTGGATGACCATTCAAAAATATTTTTGTTGCCAAAAAAATTCGAAAAATGGTACCCTGCTAACACTCCCATTTCATTAATACCGATTGGTCATGTTACCGGAATTCATTCTGACAATTTATTCTATCCCTTAAAAGATGACAGCCTAACCATAGGCTATAGAACAGGAAGTAGCAATCATGTTACTCAAGACGGTATTGTTACTATTGAGCATAACGAAGGTGATTTACTGCTTATGGAATGCATGGATTAA
- the rlmF gene encoding 23S rRNA (adenine(1618)-N(6))-methyltransferase RlmF: MKPKVITEKTNLHPRNKDRFGYNFNELIQILPELENFVFVNEHAIKTVDFSNPNAVKSLNKALLMAHYDIKNWDIPKNYLCPPIPGRADYIHYIADLLSSSNNGSIPEGENVQGLDIGVGANCIYPIIGNSTYGWSFVGTDIDEKAIENCSQIIEENPRLIDVISLQQQTEPRFIFKNIITPEDRFSFTICNPPFHASQEEATKSTIRKINNLENKKTTTPVLNFGGHNAELWCEGGEIGFITQMIYESAKYPMNCLWFTSLVSKKENLSSIYKTLNKVSAVEVKTIDMAQGQKTSRIVAWTFMSEAQQKAWKF, from the coding sequence ATGAAACCGAAAGTGATTACCGAAAAGACCAATTTACATCCTAGAAATAAAGATAGATTTGGATATAATTTCAATGAACTTATCCAAATTTTACCTGAATTAGAAAACTTTGTTTTTGTCAATGAACATGCTATAAAAACAGTTGATTTTAGCAATCCTAATGCTGTAAAATCATTGAACAAAGCGTTATTGATGGCGCATTACGATATCAAAAACTGGGATATTCCTAAAAACTATCTCTGCCCTCCTATTCCTGGACGAGCAGATTACATTCATTACATTGCTGATTTACTAAGTTCAAGTAATAATGGAAGTATTCCCGAAGGCGAAAACGTGCAAGGCTTAGATATTGGTGTGGGTGCAAATTGTATTTATCCAATTATAGGAAATTCAACCTATGGATGGAGTTTTGTAGGAACAGATATTGACGAAAAAGCCATTGAAAACTGTAGCCAAATAATCGAAGAAAATCCAAGACTAATTGATGTCATAAGTTTGCAACAACAAACGGAACCTCGTTTTATTTTCAAAAATATAATTACTCCCGAAGATCGATTTAGTTTTACTATTTGCAATCCTCCTTTTCATGCTTCACAAGAAGAAGCTACTAAAAGTACTATTCGAAAAATAAATAATTTAGAGAATAAGAAAACAACAACTCCTGTTTTAAACTTTGGAGGACATAATGCTGAATTATGGTGCGAAGGTGGCGAAATAGGTTTTATAACTCAAATGATTTACGAAAGTGCTAAATACCCGATGAACTGCTTGTGGTTTACTAGTTTAGTTTCTAAGAAAGAAAATCTATCTAGTATATACAAAACATTAAATAAAGTTAGCGCTGTTGAAGTAAAAACAATCGATATGGCTCAAGGCCAAAAAACAAGCCGAATTGTAGCATGGACTTTCATGAGCGAAGCACAACAAAAAGCGTGGAAGTTTTAA